atgaactccttattaccaaattcagacttaaattgaagaaagtagggaaaaccactagaccattcaggtatgacctaaatcaaatcccttatgattatacaatggaagtgagaaatagatttaagggcctagatctgatagagtgcctgatgaactatggaatgaggttcgtgacattgtacaggagacagggatcaagaccatccccatggaaaagaaatgcaaaaaagcaaaatggctgtctggggaggccttacaaatagctgtgaaaagaagagaagcaaaaagcaaaggagaaaaggaaagatataaacatctgaatgcagagttccaaagaatagccagagataagaaagccttcctcagtgatcaatgcaaagaaatagaggaaaacaacagaatgggaaagactagagatctcttcaagaaaattagagataccaagggaacatttcatgcaaagacgggctcgataaaggacagaaatggtatggacctaacagaagcagaagatattaagaagaggtggaaagaatacacagaagaactgtacaaaaaagagcttcatgacccagataatcacgatggtgtggtcactgacctagagccagacatcctggaatgtgaagtcaagtgggccttagaaagcatcactacgaacaaagctagtggaggtgatggaattccagttgagctattccaaatcctgaaagttgatgctgtgaaagtgctgcactcaatatgccagcacatttggaaaactcagcattggccacaggactggagaaggtcagttttcattccaatcctaaagaaaggcaatgccaaagaatgctcaaactaccgcacaattgcactcatctcacatgctagtaaagtaatgctcaaaattctccaagccaggttttagcaatatgtgaaccgtgaacttccagatgttgaagctggttttagaaaaggcagaggaaccagagatcaaattgccaacatctgctggatcatggaaaaagcaagagagttccagaaaaacatctatttctgctttattgactatgccaaagcctttgactgtgtggatcacaataaactgtggaaaattcttcaagagatgggaataccagaccacctgacctgcctcttgacaaatttctatgcaggtcaagaagcaacagttagaactggacatggaacaacagactggttccaaataggaaaaggagtatgtcaaggctgtagattgtcaccctgcttatttaacttatatgcagagtacatcatgagaaacactgggctggaagaaacacaagctggaatcaagatggccgggagaaatatcaataacctcagatatgcagatgacaccacccttatggcagaaagtgaagaggaactcaaaagcctcttgatgaaagtgaaagtggagagtgaaaaagttggcttaaagctcaacattcaaaaaactaagattatggcatgtggtcccatcacttcatgggaaatagatggggaaacagtggaaacagtgtcagactttcttttggggggctccaaaatcactgcagatggtgactgcagccatgaaattaaaagacgcttactccttggaaggaaagttatgaccaacctagatagcatattcaaaagcagagacattactttgccaacaaaggttcgtctagtcaaggctatggtttttcctgtggtcatgtatggatgtgagagttggactgtgaagaaggctgagtgccaaagaattgatgcttttgaactgtggtgttggagaagactcttgagagtcccttggagtgcaaggagatccaaccagtccattctgaagatcaaatgatgctaaagctgaaactccagtactttggccacgtcatgtgaagagttgactcattggaaaagactctgatgctaggagggattgggggcaagaggagtaggggacgacagaggatgagatggctggatggcatcactgactcgatggacctgagtctgggtgaactccgggaattggtgatggacagggaggcctgcatgcttcgagattcatggggtcacgaagagtcggacacaactgagcgactgaactgaactcaactgaagacAAACCGTGCAATAAGGTACCTTACATTAGGTTTTTATACTACATTTTAACAAGAGCCCCTAAGTCTCCACTGTTGTTCAAGGTGAGTGTGTCCCATGGCTGAGTCTCCAGGGGACAAGAGCTGTCTTGTGTCCCCAAGACTCAGCTCTAGGCCTGGCAAGTAATGAGCACTATGTAAATGTTAGCAACAGCCAGTTTAAGACAATTTCAAGCCTGCCCCGTCATACTCAACTAAAATTCTGGATTATTTGTtccttgttgaatgaataaggagAAGAACCTCTCCATTAAAATGCTTCCTAGTAAAGAAATGGTGAAAACTGTTAGAAAAAATGGGTACTTCCCACTCGTAAGACCTACCACCCTAGCCTATCCTGAGAAATAAAGAACTGTATAGCTTACAAAAACTATCAAGGGGACTTAACCAAACCTGGAAATCCAGCCTCTAACAAAACTACAAAATGCCTATGTTTATATCTGCAGTAAAGAGAAAGTAAACCCGAGTAACAAAACCAGAAGGGAGCTCATTAAATTGGTATGAAGCCACCGTGGTAATTCTGCTGCCTTTAAGACCCAGCACACAAGCACTGCCTCCCGCACGGACGCGCCCCGCGGCCCCGCACTGCACACGCACACTTTGGAGCCCAGCGTGGTCTTCGCCGTCTGGATCAGGGGCTCAGTGTTCTTCATGTCGACAAGGACACTGTCGCTGATCTTGTCCAGGTGCTCGATAGCGATGCGGGCGGCCTGCTCGTAGCCGTCGGCGATCCTGATGGGGTGAATGCCGCGGTCCAGCAGCTGCTCAGCCTCTTCCAACAGGGCGCCAGCCAGCACTGTGGACGAGACAGCACACCCAGCTCAGGGACCCGCTGGAACTCAAACACATGAGGTGCTGCGCTGGGAACACCAAGGCTCCAGATTTAAGCTGAAAGGGTCTCAGAGGTGGAGGCCATCCCTAAAAATGGGAGCCCCGTGTTTTGGTTCTAACAGGTACCCCTCACAGATAGGTGCTCAACTCTCAGTGACGTACAGGACGCAAAGAACGTAACACAAACAtttttataagggaaaaaaacttCCTGTTTCCTAGGCCAAGGATTTCTATTCAGTGAAATTTATGCTGGCATTATACAGTATTAAATAGAATTTGTTTACTATCCCTCCCACAACCTGTTGCCTTCCCCTCTCATTTTAACATCACAAAAATAAGTTTGAATGCTGCTGCACTCCAAGTACATTCAGAACAGTGTTTGGTTCCCAATGAATGTATaagatatttgctgaataaattaattcaaatttcaaatgcagaaaaaataaCACTGAAGATATTCATCTCATCAATCctcccaaacttaaaaaaatttcaaacattgaaaacaaatttcaagagtaatataataaatactagtttacttattaatattttgtcGCATTTGTTTTCTTTACGTACGCTTGCTTTTTCTGTTCAACGGTTTGAAAATTAGTTGCAAAAATCAGACATGTCACTCCTGAATATTTTAACATTCAGCTCCTAAGGACAGGCACAGTTTCCTCCATCGCTGTAACAAAACTGTCACACTCAGGAAATCTTGACATTGGTAAGATACTAATACACGACCCACAAATGACCCCACATGTCCCAAACATCCTTCAGAGCTGGGAAAAAGAAATCTGGCACCCACCCAGGTTTCACATATTAGAGCTGCTGTCGCTTCTCTTGAGCTCCCTGAATCTACTTGAGCTGCCTAACTCGACTCCCCACCCACTTCCTGTTCTTTTATATTGACCCTTTTGAAGCGCCTGGGCCATTTGTCTTGTATCATGTCCTTCCACATGGATTTgtcacactgtttccccatgatgAGATTCAGAATAAACATTCAGCAAGTGTGTTAGGCTTGTAACATTCTTTGCgagcccacagactgtagcccatcaggctcctctgcccatggaattctccaggcacgaatactggattgtgtagccattctctttctcaggggatcttcccgatccaaggatcaaatccgggtcttctgaactgcaggtggattctttaatgtctgagcaaCCAAGAAAGCCCTTAATACTAAATAACTCCTCTCAAATGAGAAAgcacattttgccttttcttaccaACCACTCCTGTGGTTCCATCTCCGATCTCATCATCCTGTGATTTGGACAGTTCAACCATCAGCTTGGCGATCTGGTGGTCAACGTCCATCATGCTTAAGATGGTGGCGCCGTCATTGGTCACGGTCACGTCACCATCTTTATCCACCATCATCTTATCAAGCCCTAAGAGACAAACGTGTTTAAAaggagggtaaaaaaaaaaaaaagaacctacagTAAATCTATAAAACAGTTACCCTGACTTCTTGACCCAGTACCTATCTACGAGCTTATTACAAATAATTCAACATACATGAAGGAATATCTCCATGAATACCTTTTTAGATTGGCTAATTTAAAGCAAAACATTGGGACAATTTAATGATGTCTAAAACCAGAGAAgttgcaaaaaaaataataataattatggaGCATCACTAAATGTAATATCACAAAATATAATGTTGCAAAAGACAATAGCTATGATTTGGAAAATGCTAATGAAATTATGTTAAGTGGAAAAAACACCCGACCTAAATTTGGATGTAGCATGATGACTTTAACTGTGCTGAAGGTCTGGGACACACCCTAAACATCTGACCATATTAGGGGGAGGATGCCCTCCTCTGTCTCCTAACTTTCTGTAAACAGGTTGAATTGACTATTTTATGTTATACAACTTTCCTGAAAAACACAGAATGTTAAGTCTCTTACCATTTGGTCCAAGTGATGTTTTCATTGTATTTGCTACAGCCTTTGCTGCCATTATATGAgactaaatgaaaaagaaaaaacccatatTCAAGTTAGACATAATTTTAAGTTAACAACATATAACTAATGGCTGTAAAACTCACTTATGACACAGCTTCTATTCTCTAGAAAAGGCAGCAGACAGGTCCACATCTACCTGTGAAAACTGCACAACTCCTAGTGTTAGAAGACAATTCTTGTGTAAAACAACAGAACCAAGTGCTCTGTGTTCTCTCTATAACCCTCAACACATCTAATGAGGCAGGTTCTCCGGGCCCATTTTATAGCCAAGAGCAGGGACAGTCTGACCTGAGAGGCCGTGCAGGACCGTACGAAGCTAACTCCACGTGAGGAGTCCAGCCGTCAACACACAACACCCTTAACTGTCACACCATGGTTTACTGCACACTCCTCTCCCCAAAGGTCCAGTCAGTACACAACCCACAACCAAGAATCGCCCACCAAGGGGGTCAATCCTGAAAATAATAGAAGCCCAAATGCATCCTTTTCCCTTTCCGTACATAATTACGCTCATATTCCCTCCAAATACTTCGTTTCCTGTCTTCCTATTCCTGCCGTCAACGACCTAACTGATCCACTACACCATAGAGATTTCCAAGGTCTCTCATTCACCAATCCTTCACATTCATCCTCCATCCAGCCAAGCCATCCATTTTTCTGAATGTGTTGTTTTCCTCAGTCCCCTGCCCTTAAATGAGTCACCAGTACTCCGACTCTCAGGTCTGTAAGCTCCAGGTTTTCTTCAAAGTCTGAGACCTCGCTCTGTGCCAGTGAGGGCGGCCAAGGCCTGCTCCCCAACATGCCCTCTGACCCCTGAAGCATTGATGCACTGAAGACCTCCGCTCATTAAATCCTGACCAGTTTACAAAGCAGTTCAAATGCAATGTTCTGTGCAGCCTTCCCTTGTCACCCCGTCTCACAGGTTAACGAGACACAAAGTTCACTAGGTTTGTAAAAATACTGGTTATTCTTAAAATACACCTTTGACTGATAGGTCTACATGATGAAATATGTAAACAATAATGACCACAAACAGGGGGTTCTTAACCAGGGGCCAATGTGCCCCCAGGTGACATGTGGCAATGCCTGGAGACATCCCTGGTTATCACAATCAGGGAGGGGACTGCAGAGGGTGGAGGCCAGGTGCTGCTATGCATCCTGTACAGGACAGACCCCACAACAAAGCAGGATCAGCCCCCAAGGCCGCGGAGCAGGCTTTAGACCACTGGCTGCAGAGTCAGGCAAGGCGGGTATGAACCCTGGTCCTGTTCTTTACTAGCTCTGGGGCCACATTTCTCTCTAAGACCTGTCTCAAGAGACCGAGGATCACAAAGATGTGGCAGAGGCAAAACCACCTGTGGCTTCTGTTATACTGGCATTTTGGGTGCATGTATTGGGTGTTAGTTTCTCTGCTGGTTGCTTCCCATGAAAAACAGAACTGAACACGTAACCCAAGTGGCTTGAGTACCTACCACTGGTCAAAGGCTGGGTGACCACTTAAGTTACCCCATTTAATTCTTGTCCTCCGCTTGACAGGGATGTATTGCCCCCACTGGGAAAGGAGGTGTAACTCGCTCTAAGTCAAACAGCCCAGGACAGACCTGTAGCACTTAATTTAAGTAAAACCTCAAGACACTAAGGGACACCTCAGACCTGATGACACGGTCATACACACCAACTTCATGGATTCCACcccaaatgccacctcctcaggTACAGTTCTACTTAAATTGTTATTCTGTCCAAACGCCCTTCAACGGGCTCCCTCCCATCCCTGAGGATAACATGGTCATGTCAAGGCACTCAAGAACTTCCACCTGTGTGAACCCCTGCAACTTAGACTATGTTGCTAAAACCagactctgcctcctcctccaaggTACCACGCGTTCTCCTGCTTTTGCTGTTCCTCTCCCTAGCAGCTAGCTCTCTCCCGTTCACCACAGTGCTCCATCCCGGGACAGCCAATCCTCTACCCAAAGTATTAAGGACCCTCTCTGACTTTTTACCAGCACGCACGCCCTCCCAAAGCTGGTGATTCAGGTCACACACTGCCTTGTACTACGGTTACTGGTGACCACTTTTCACTCTTACAGttgtattttcttccttaaaagtgTACGTTTTTCACTTTTACGAGACCACACCCAGAACACGCCATGTATAAAGGAactcaaaaatgaaattatgcTGTCAATGGCTAAACCTTTAGGACGCCACGACGAAAATGACTCTCATTTCCTTTGAGGTCGTTGCAGGGACACCGACAGCGTCCTAACCGGCCAGGTGACCTGAGAACACCCCCCTGCATCCTACTGACGAAAACACTGTTTGGAATGCCTGCAGGTTGGAGAAACCAGTGGGGACGCGCCTTCACCGCCTGAGAATTCAAGCCTCCCCACCCAACTCTGAAGAGCGCCCGCGGGACACCTGAACCCCCAAATGAGACTAAAGGCTTATACGTCGATTTTTCCCGGGCGCGGGGCGAGGGACTGGAGACCAGAGGGGGCTCCCTCAAGCTCCCCCCGGAGCACATGGCAGAACCCCTCAGACATTGCGCAGGCGCAGAACCACCGGCTTCGGCCGCCTCCCCTCATCCCACCGCCAGTGCGTCCCGGGCCCGTTACCTTGAGGGCCTCAAGTCCCATAAGACGAGACTTGCGGTCCTGATCCTTGATGATGAGGAAAGGACGGCCATATTCATCGAAGGCGAGGGTCCCCACGGAAGCCATGATGCGGCAGCAAGAGTTACACTCCCTCAACCAGCGGAGACCACGCCGGAACCCAGAGCCCGCCTTCCTCTCGCGGGAGGGCGCAAGAGCTCGCGCAGGCGCAGTGCAGGCCGCCCGAGACCTATTTCTCACTTGAGACTAGTTTAACGCCAGACAGTACCTTCTGGAAGCAACGGCCTTCGGAAACTTCTATCATCCAGGAAGCTGTGGGGGGGGGTGGAAGTTTGAAGACACGGACGGGAACTTTAAAATCCAAAAGCCAGGAATAGATGTAAATTATACATTCATTAAAGCTTTAATATTGACTGTTTCTTGATAGTGTTCCCCAACGAGGAGCTCATTTACTTAGAACATTATTTTCTCCCTCGTTCCTCTCCCGGCTCTGGGAAGGTGGTAGAGTCCACTTCCGGTTTTCTAACTGCCGGAAATCTCGcgatggatggaggaggaggtgaggcCCGCCGGGGGCGGCGGGCTCTTTTGGGGCGCGGGCGCGGCGTCGGTCCCGGCGTGGGACTCGCGGTTAGTCCCCAAAGCAGCCCGTCCGAGTTGGACGCGGCGGGGCGGGGATCCGCGGGGCCAGTTTCCGGGCTCGCGGCCTGGCGTTCGGTGCTCAGTGCTCGCGCCTGCGGTGCGTGCTTGTGTTTGGCCCTGGTTTCTGACCGCCCGGAGCTGTTCTCTAGCGCCTTACGGCGAATAACTCAGTTTGGCACGATATTCCGAGATGTGGGCCCTGGAGTCCCGCTGTCCCGGTTGGGGAATCACAGCTCCGCTTCTTTTTCTAGCTGCGTCTTTGGGGAAGTGACCTGTCTGCAGCAATGGCAGtaataacactgctgctgctaagtcacttcagtcgtgtcatccgactctgtgcgactccatagacagtagctcaccaggctcccccgtccctgggattctccaggcaagaacactggagtgggctgccatctcctccagtgcatgaaagtgaaaagtgaaagtgaagtcgcttagtcgtgcgaccccatggactgcagctttccaggctcctccgtccatgggattttccaggcaagagtactggagtggactggagtggggtgccattgccttctcggagtAATAGCGTCTCTCTTTACGGGTTCAGGGAGAACCGTGCCTGACCTTTGGCAAGCTGTGTTTAATTTTGCACTGATACTTCGGTAACTAGCCCAGAGTTACGCAGCTCCTAAGAAGAAAATGGACCTGGCCTTGCACTGAATTTCCACCCCCTGAAGCCCGGAGTTGTGCTGCTTCTGAAAGTTTTTTTCTGGCAACCCTAGCGAAGTCCCAGGTCCTCTGAATCCCTCCAGCTGCTTTTTTCTAACGAGCGCTGATTACGACCTAATCATTTGTAGGCTTAAATTGATTTGTTGTGGGTTTCcagcctcagctggtaaagaattcgcctgcaatgcgggaggcctgggttcgatccctgggttgggaggatctcctggggagaaggcaaaggctacttactccagtattctggcctggagaattccatggactctatagaccatggggtcgcagagagtcagacatatgtgtgtcccctccctcttgaacttcacaccccgccccatcccatcccacccttgtAGGTTGTCTCGAGTTGAGCTCCCAGTATTATACAGCAGGAAAGTCTGCTTTCTTTAGAGACAAAGATTTGTGTTTGCTTAGGGCTAGAGGGGGCGGGGAGGATGAGGGTAATGGCTGAAGCGTAAGGGTTCATCCTATGGAAGTAATGAAGAAATTCTAAATTTGACTGGTGATGGATTTAAGGAATTGGCTCTTGTGACTGTGGAGGCCCATGCTTactgagtgctcagtcgctcagtcatctccaactctttgtgaccccatggactgtagcccaccaggctcctctgttcatgggatgctccaggcaagagtactggagtgggttgccatttccttcttcaggggatcttcccaatccaggaatcgaacccgggtctcctgcactgcaggcagattctttaccaactgagctactaggaaagcccCAGCAACTCATCTCGTGCTACACAACTCTTAAGTTCTGAGACTCCAGAGCTATGTGAGATCTTTCTGATCACTGTCCTCTACAGTTGAAACACCTGCAGAAGGACTTTTTCATACGAGGCAAGGCAGATGTGcctgcctttaaaaaaagaaagcaaatcttCCGTTGGCATGTTAAGTTCCTCCGCGCAATGCTGAAAAGTATGAATGAGAATGTACTTAAAACTCCTGCTTTCTATCAAACACCATCATTTTTCTGAACTTTCACCTCCATCACTGGCAGCACGAGTAGACTTCTGTTACTGTTTCTGAGTTGGTCTTCTGCCATGACACCAGTTGTAAAACTCACTTTAGGAGACCTCAGCCTTCAATAACAAAGCCACGCTGAGCGGGAGGTGCTGAGGTGGGTCAGCCGTGGGCTTCCGGTGTGTCCTGTGTCAACGTTTGGGCCTCACTTCAGTTGTGACACATTACCACAtctcatgggcttctctgggtgGCTcgggtaaagagcccgcctgccaatgcaggagatgcgggttcgatccctgggtcgggaagatcccctggaggaggaaatggcacctactccagtattcttgcctggaaaattccatggatcgaggagcctggtggactgcagtccgtggggtcgcaaagagttagatatggctcggtgagcatgcacacactgggATGGTAAGCAGAAGTCCATCTCTTAATCCCAGCACCTGTGAGGACACTGCCTGAGCCACTGGGCGGATGTGGTTGAGTGAAGGACTTCAAGATGGGAGGCTTATCCTGGCCTGTCTGGGTGACCCAGTGTACTCCCAAGGAAAGGATTCCTTTTTTAAGAAGGAGAGGGGAGCAGGGGTGTCAGAGGAGGTGTCTTGTGGAGCCGGTGGCTGGACTGGCCTGGGGCCACTGGCCGAGGAGTGCGGGCAGCCTGTCCTACCCCAGGGCTTCCAGAAGGGACAGGTATGCCCACCCTGTTTCAGAATCTGAGCTCCAGAACTGTGCTTTTAATAAGTGTGTATCGTTTTTAACTGGCCTAGTTTATGGTAATTTCTTACCACAGCAGTAGGAGACTAAACACAGTGACCTTTTGAACAGAAACGTCTTCAAATGATGAGACTATTCTGTGCCCCTTCCTCTTACTCCGTTTGTCTGCAGATTCCTGTGGTTTTGGTTTTAGCGCCTCAGCTAGATCGAGAGCTGGTTCAGGGCAGGGTGGTCCCGTTCCCGTGGGGTTCAGTGCTGCGCGCTGTTGTGCATGCTCTTCCTGCATCCCCTTGTCTCATCCTCACAATGATCCCGtgatccccactttacagatgaggagactgaggttccGAGAGGTGAAGGGTCACCGCTGTTAGTAAGGACTGGAGCCAGGGTCCGACCTCGGTAGGCTCTGCATCTGTGCCCTTACCCTCTGTGCTGTGCCCATCACTAATCCATTTcagaattaatttcaaataaatttcatCGTAAAAAATGTGAGATCCTATTACGAATCCATTCTGAAGCATAAAACTCAGGAGGATGTTTAAGGTACCATTTATTCCCTCGGTAATCAGTGATTGGAGTTTGTTTTATTCTGTACTGTGATAGCACTGAAATGAGTATATATTTGTCCTTTACGATCTGCCTTAAATATCTCCTTATTACCATGACTAAGATTTTTAGTAAAATTTTGTCTCCTCTGTTAACTTCAGAATTGAATTTGTACCACTGGATTTTTGATGCCTGACCAATTTTGATGTAGAATACTTTCTTCCTATTTGAAATAGGATAATGATTAGACATTTTTATGCTTATTATGGAGTTTTGTTCTGAACCACAAAAGTACAGAGTACATGGTTAATATTTGTATTAAtggattgttgtttagttgctaagtcgtgtccgagtctttgtgaccccaggaactgcagaaCAGCGGACTCCCCTGTCcatcattatctcctggagtttgttcaagctcatgtccattgagtccgtgatgccatggGTACTGATTCATACTGGATACTGATTCATAAATAGATTTGAACACATTATTTTCTGGGGATGACTCCTAGGGGGAAAAATCAGTATGTTGGAAAGAAAAGATTTCAGTCTTCCATTAGTATTGAATAATTTTCTGTTAAACACTCTAGTTGATAGATTCTAGAACTCATTGTGGAATTCTACATTTGTAATTCTAATTGTATTGAGCAAAATTAGCCTTTAAAAAGCACGAGTTTATTTGTTGGATTTCTGATTTTGATGTTTCATAAATCTTTTCCTGCTCTCAACCCAGCAACACACCTAGCAACACTTGAAGAAGGAAGGCCATCAGAATGTGTTCCACCTGCAAGTCTTGAAGCCAACAGTTTGAAGAAAAGCAGTTGGGGGGTCTTATTTACTGGCATTGTTGGGGGGACGCTGGTGGCTGTGTATGCTGTGGCCACACCATTTGTAACACCAGCCCTCCGAAGAATTTGTTTGCCATTTGTACCCGCCACTACGAAACAGATCGAAAACGTTGTGAAAATGTTGGAATGCAGGAGAGGACCCCTGGTGGACATCGGTAGTGGTGATGGACGTATTGTGAGTTACTCGAAGACGTTTTAAGGTTTACGTTTTTTGgggttttatgttttaaaatttctgtttcacATTTCTTAGGAGGCTTATGCAAAGCCTTGTTAAATTGATAGCCTAATAAagtattcatttaattttgtgttttcttggcTGAACTACTGAGTCCTTCAGCAGgactttggaatttatttttctcagattaATTGTTCTTAAAGGGGAAAGTGCTCTGGATGTCTGGTAAAAAGCAACAATTGATTGATGATTATGAAATTGTTCATTAAAAAACTTAGGCCAACAGAAACATGTTAAGTCATGTAGTTtgactattttacatttttttccaaggGTGactcctaggggaaaaaaaaaaaaatcagtattttggggaaaaaaaatttcagtcttCCATTAGTATTGAATAATTTTCTGTAAAACCCTTTAGTTCGTATTAAATTAATTCTGCTgcttgtgggttcaatccctgggttgggaagatcccttggaggaggaaagggtgacccactccagtattcttgcctggaaaatcccagggacagaggagcctggcaggccagcgtccatgggtttgcaaaaagttggacatgatgtaGGGAttcaacaacagtaacaacataaGTAGGGagttttcatgtctttttctgaTCTTGAACACAACCTCTCCCCGCAGGTGATCGCAGCTGCAAAGGAAGGGTTCACAGCTGTGGGTTATGAGTTGAACCCCTGGCTCGTCTGGTACTCCAGGTACCGCGCTCGGCGGGAAGGGGTGCAGGCATCTGCCAGATTTTACATCTCAGACTTGTGGAAGGTACGTACGGCTGAGGACATGCTAGAGCACTCCACCCCCAAACTTTATGATTTTTGATTAGTATGACtgaaaactgaattaaaatagAGAGTTGAAGTGTATATTTCGGCATTATGAAATATGAACAGCTTTTAAATTGATAGATTTTACAAATCAGCCCTACGTTAGAGTAGAAACTTAAGGTTTATAACTTTACAGGTCATGTGACTTCTAAGGCTTTATTTACTcaatttaaaatgttctcatttctctttattatgcagtgataaagattttttt
The sequence above is a segment of the Bos indicus isolate NIAB-ARS_2022 breed Sahiwal x Tharparkar chromosome 20, NIAB-ARS_B.indTharparkar_mat_pri_1.0, whole genome shotgun sequence genome. Coding sequences within it:
- the ATPSCKMT gene encoding ATP synthase subunit C lysine N-methyltransferase isoform X1 gives rise to the protein MDGGGATHLATLEEGRPSECVPPASLEANSLKKSSWGVLFTGIVGGTLVAVYAVATPFVTPALRRICLPFVPATTKQIENVVKMLECRRGPLVDIGSGDGRIVIAAAKEGFTAVGYELNPWLVWYSRYRARREGVQASARFYISDLWKVTFSQYSNVVIFGVPQMMAQLEKKLELELQDDARVIACRFPFPHWTPAQVTGEGIDTVWAYDARSFRGGDGRP
- the ATPSCKMT gene encoding ATP synthase subunit C lysine N-methyltransferase isoform X2, translated to MDGGGATHLATLEEGRPSECVPPASLEANSLKKSSWGVLFTGIVGGTLVAVYAVATPFVTPALRRICLPFVPATTKQIENVVKMLECRRGPLVDIGSGDGRIVIAAAKEGFTAVGYELNPWLVWYSRYRARREGVQASARFYISDLWKVTFSQYSNVVIFGVPQMAEEKKVDHREESREETETGVMQPEAKECWQPRDAGGGEQGSSPRASGGSLAP
- the ATPSCKMT gene encoding ATP synthase subunit C lysine N-methyltransferase isoform X4 yields the protein MDGGGATHLATLEEGRPSECVPPASLEANSLKKSSWGVLFTGIVGGTLVAVYAVATPFVTPALRRICLPFVPATTKQIENVVKMLECRRGPLVDIGSGDGRIVIAAAKEGFTAVGYELNPWLVWYSRYRARREGVQASARFYISDLWKVTFSQYSNVVIFGVPQMKTRAWKLHCGLKQRNA
- the ATPSCKMT gene encoding ATP synthase subunit C lysine N-methyltransferase isoform X5 → MDGGGATHLATLEEGRPSECVPPASLEANSLKKSSWGVLFTGIVGGTLVAVYAVATPFVTPALRRICLPFVPATTKQIENVVKMLECRRGPLVDIGSGDGRIVIAAAKEGFTAVGYELNPWLVWYSRYRARREGVQASARFYISDLWKVTFSQYSNVVIFGVPQMFDLFCGSKV
- the ATPSCKMT gene encoding ATP synthase subunit C lysine N-methyltransferase isoform X3; protein product: MDGGGATHLATLEEGRPSECVPPASLEANSLKKSSWGVLFTGIVGGTLVAVYAVATPFVTPALRRICLPFVPATTKQIENVVKMLECRRGPLVDIGSGDGRIVIAAAKEGFTAVGYELNPWLVWYSRYRARREGVQASARFYISDLWKVTFSQYSNVVIFGVPQMTKKGERLFQIQGNQGTITTLCTARPWTRGECGGHS